A DNA window from Tenuifilaceae bacterium CYCD contains the following coding sequences:
- a CDS encoding glycosyl transferase family 1 — MPSKTKNSIPQKLLVIRLSAIGDVAMTVPSLWSISQNYPDVQVTLVSQGFARDIVDQIPGILFFEADTKKRHKGLRGLIRLFNDLKRLDSFDAVADLHDVIRSKFVRMLFRLKGVRVVKIDKGRKEKQDLCREKNKQLVELKPTSERYADVFRKLNLRIDDSFDYFFREARLSNEISIDLGYKEGNWIGIAPFAKHKGKIYPLELMEKVLEKLSSIKTNKVILIGGGGEEKKLLENWANKYPNTISIARKYSISEELQIISNLDVLVCMDSANMHFASLVNTPVVSVWGATHPYAGFYGWKQNPENAVQIDLNCRPCSVYGNKPCFRKDYACLNRITPEFVLNKINTLLNQHVG; from the coding sequence ATGCCCAGCAAAACAAAAAATAGCATACCTCAAAAACTTCTGGTAATTCGCCTAAGCGCAATTGGCGATGTTGCTATGACTGTGCCATCTCTTTGGTCCATCTCGCAAAACTATCCAGATGTTCAGGTAACATTGGTATCACAAGGTTTTGCCCGCGATATTGTGGATCAAATTCCCGGCATTCTATTCTTTGAGGCCGACACAAAAAAAAGGCATAAAGGATTAAGAGGGCTTATTCGGCTATTTAACGATCTGAAAAGACTTGATAGTTTTGATGCTGTGGCCGATTTACACGATGTTATCCGCAGTAAGTTTGTCAGAATGTTATTTCGCCTCAAAGGAGTTCGCGTTGTAAAAATTGATAAGGGTCGCAAGGAAAAACAGGATCTCTGCCGCGAAAAGAATAAACAGTTAGTTGAACTAAAACCAACATCTGAGCGCTACGCCGATGTTTTTCGCAAACTAAACCTAAGGATCGACGATAGCTTTGATTACTTTTTCCGAGAGGCTCGATTATCGAATGAAATATCTATTGATTTAGGATATAAGGAAGGCAATTGGATTGGCATTGCTCCTTTTGCCAAGCACAAAGGCAAAATATACCCATTGGAGTTGATGGAGAAAGTTCTAGAGAAATTATCATCTATCAAAACAAACAAGGTAATCCTTATTGGTGGCGGTGGTGAGGAAAAGAAATTGCTTGAGAACTGGGCAAATAAATACCCAAACACCATTTCCATAGCACGCAAGTATAGCATTTCAGAAGAACTTCAAATAATTTCCAATCTAGATGTACTGGTTTGCATGGACTCGGCCAATATGCATTTTGCATCGCTGGTGAATACTCCTGTAGTTAGTGTTTGGGGAGCAACTCACCCCTACGCTGGATTTTACGGGTGGAAACAAAATCCTGAGAATGCCGTGCAGATTGACCTAAACTGCCGGCCATGTTCTGTATATGGGAACAAGCCCTGCTTCCGCAAAGATTATGCTTGTTTGAATAGAATAACACCAGAGTTTGTTCTGAATAAAATCAATACTCTGTTAAATCAACACGTTGGTTGA
- a CDS encoding collagenase: MINRSEIEVMAPAGNFESLMAAIQGGANSVYFGVGHLNMRAKSTVNFTANDLVEIVNICSQHNVKTYLTVNTVLYDHDIEPMHNIIDAAAKAGITAIIASDQAAMLYAREKGVEVHLSTQLNISNTQALQFYSQWADVVVLARELSMDQVKVISQNIDKCNIKGPSGKRIKIEMFAHGALCMAISGKCYLSLHEANASANRGACIQICRRSYTVTDNETGAQLEIDNEYVMSPKDLCTINFLDKVIGAGVRVLKIEGRARSAEYVKTVVKCYDEAVNSIVDGTYNQQKIDGWMERLSTVFNRGFWDGYYLGRKLGEWSNVYGSKATEKKQYVGKITNYFSNLGVAEILVEASELYLNDKILILGPTTGVIEDTVREIQVNEKPAEFSPKGIKCSIPVKEKVRRSDKLYRIIKTE; encoded by the coding sequence ATGATTAATCGTTCGGAGATTGAGGTAATGGCGCCTGCTGGCAACTTTGAGTCGCTAATGGCTGCCATTCAGGGAGGTGCAAATTCGGTGTATTTTGGTGTTGGTCATCTCAATATGAGGGCAAAGTCAACCGTTAACTTTACGGCCAACGACCTTGTCGAGATCGTAAATATTTGCTCGCAGCACAACGTAAAAACTTACTTAACGGTTAACACTGTACTATACGACCACGACATAGAGCCAATGCACAACATTATTGATGCTGCTGCAAAGGCAGGCATTACAGCAATTATAGCATCAGACCAAGCGGCAATGCTTTACGCTCGTGAAAAGGGTGTAGAGGTTCACCTATCAACCCAACTAAATATAAGCAACACACAGGCATTGCAATTCTATTCTCAGTGGGCCGATGTGGTTGTACTTGCACGCGAACTTTCGATGGATCAGGTTAAAGTTATTTCCCAAAATATCGACAAATGCAATATCAAGGGACCATCGGGTAAGCGAATAAAAATTGAGATGTTTGCTCACGGTGCACTTTGTATGGCAATATCAGGTAAATGCTACCTAAGCCTTCACGAGGCTAACGCATCGGCAAACAGGGGTGCATGCATTCAAATTTGTCGCCGTTCGTATACCGTCACCGACAACGAAACTGGTGCTCAACTTGAGATTGACAATGAGTACGTAATGTCACCCAAGGATTTGTGTACAATCAACTTTTTGGATAAAGTCATTGGTGCTGGAGTTCGTGTTCTGAAAATTGAAGGACGAGCCCGTTCGGCCGAGTATGTTAAGACAGTTGTAAAATGCTACGACGAGGCGGTGAATTCAATTGTCGATGGAACCTACAATCAACAAAAAATTGATGGTTGGATGGAACGTCTTTCAACAGTATTTAACCGTGGTTTTTGGGATGGCTACTACCTAGGCAGAAAACTAGGCGAGTGGAGCAATGTTTATGGAAGTAAAGCAACCGAAAAAAAGCAGTATGTTGGAAAAATTACCAACTACTTCTCCAACCTTGGCGTTGCTGAGATCTTGGTGGAAGCATCGGAACTTTACCTCAACGATAAAATACTAATCCTCGGCCCAACAACTGGAGTTATTGAGGATACCGTACGGGAAATTCAGGTCAATGAAAAACCAGCAGAGTTCTCGCCTAAGGGAATTAAGTGTTCCATTCCTGTTAAGGAAAAGGTTCGTCGATCTGACAAACTTTATAGGATAATTAAGACAGAATAG
- a CDS encoding sugar hydrolase has protein sequence MFVDSEGKHYLKPNGHKVKIPNNMRYLNLTIVFLVFSLVSHSQTTKNFIQWVNPFIGTERMGHTFPGATVPFGAVQLSPDTDTIPYANNGKYNPDAYKYCAGYQYVDSTIVGFSHTHFSGTGHSDLGDILIMPTLGELQLNPGTASNPSSGYRSKFSHKQEFAEPNYYRVNLLDHNINAELTTTARVGVHQYTFPKSDSAHIILDLIHGIYNYPDKNVWTFIRVENDTLITGYRQTHGWARTRTVYFAIAFSKPFKTYGIVNGETLVYRGFWRKFNQNSNFPENAGRQIRCHFDFATTEGEKIMLKVAISPVSTSGALANMIAETPHNNFDAIKLQGQQQWNNELGKIDVETLTNDDKINFYTSLYHTYLGPTIYMDTDRKYRGLDQNIHTASDFDNYTTFSLWDTYRALHPLFNIIQPSRNASMIKSMLAHYSQSVHSMLPIWSHYANENWCMIGYHSVSVIADAAIKGNDNFDLNYALEASVRSAKNGWYDGLADYMNLGYVPEDKSGSSVSKTLEYAYDDWCIAQLAKKLNRMDIYDEFRKRSSNYINIFDKSIGFTRPRLSDGTFKSDFDMLSTHGQGFIEGNSWNYSLYVPHNPESLVELYGGKKKFGIYLDSLFTMHLPDKYFEGTEDITRDGLIGNYVHGNEPSHHVAYLYNWTNKPWKTQQTVRMICEMMYKPKPDGLCGNDDCGQMSAWYIFSSLGFYPVAPASDFYSLGSPLVKSAVLHFENGKTLKIIAKNQSPQNVYVKKVLLNGKPILSNQLKHSDLMEGGELVLEMSPTPKK, from the coding sequence TTGTTCGTTGATAGTGAAGGAAAACATTACCTAAAGCCTAATGGTCATAAAGTCAAAATTCCAAACAATATGAGGTACCTAAATTTAACAATCGTTTTCCTAGTTTTTAGTTTAGTTAGCCATTCGCAAACCACTAAAAATTTCATCCAATGGGTAAACCCATTTATCGGAACTGAGCGTATGGGTCACACCTTTCCTGGGGCAACTGTTCCGTTTGGGGCTGTTCAGCTAAGTCCCGATACCGACACAATTCCCTATGCCAATAACGGTAAGTACAACCCCGATGCTTACAAGTATTGCGCAGGTTACCAGTACGTCGATAGCACAATTGTTGGTTTTAGCCATACCCATTTCAGCGGTACAGGTCATTCGGATTTAGGTGATATTCTAATAATGCCAACCTTGGGCGAGTTGCAGTTGAACCCCGGTACAGCATCAAATCCAAGTTCAGGATATCGATCCAAATTCTCCCATAAGCAGGAATTTGCTGAGCCAAACTACTATAGAGTGAACCTACTCGATCACAATATAAATGCTGAACTTACCACAACAGCAAGGGTCGGGGTTCATCAGTACACATTCCCAAAATCCGATTCAGCGCATATCATTCTCGATTTAATTCACGGAATTTACAACTACCCCGATAAGAATGTTTGGACATTTATCCGTGTTGAGAACGATACGTTGATCACTGGGTATCGCCAAACACACGGTTGGGCAAGAACCCGCACAGTTTACTTTGCCATTGCGTTTTCCAAACCTTTCAAAACTTACGGAATTGTAAATGGCGAAACTTTAGTTTACCGTGGATTCTGGAGAAAATTCAACCAAAATAGCAACTTTCCCGAGAATGCAGGCCGACAAATTCGTTGCCATTTCGATTTTGCTACCACAGAAGGAGAGAAGATTATGCTTAAGGTAGCCATATCGCCCGTTAGTACCAGTGGAGCTTTGGCCAATATGATTGCCGAAACACCACACAATAATTTCGATGCAATCAAGCTTCAAGGTCAGCAGCAGTGGAACAATGAACTTGGTAAAATTGACGTGGAGACACTTACTAACGACGATAAAATTAACTTTTACACATCGTTATATCACACCTATTTAGGGCCAACTATTTATATGGATACTGATAGAAAGTATCGTGGATTAGATCAGAATATTCACACGGCTTCCGATTTCGATAATTACACAACCTTCTCGCTTTGGGATACCTACCGCGCTTTGCATCCGCTATTCAACATTATTCAACCTAGCCGAAATGCTAGTATGATAAAATCGATGCTGGCGCATTACAGCCAAAGCGTTCACTCTATGCTGCCAATTTGGTCGCACTATGCCAATGAGAACTGGTGTATGATTGGCTACCATTCCGTTTCTGTGATTGCCGATGCCGCAATAAAGGGAAACGATAACTTCGATTTAAACTATGCGCTTGAGGCATCGGTTCGTAGTGCAAAGAATGGCTGGTACGATGGACTGGCCGATTATATGAATCTGGGTTATGTTCCCGAGGATAAATCGGGTAGTTCTGTTTCCAAAACACTGGAATATGCTTATGACGACTGGTGTATTGCGCAGTTAGCAAAAAAATTAAATAGAATGGATATTTACGATGAGTTCAGAAAGCGCTCATCGAATTACATAAATATTTTCGATAAGTCAATAGGGTTTACTCGTCCACGCCTTTCCGATGGAACCTTTAAGTCAGATTTCGATATGCTGAGCACTCACGGACAGGGTTTTATTGAGGGAAATTCTTGGAATTACAGTTTGTATGTTCCGCACAATCCTGAATCGTTGGTTGAACTGTATGGAGGTAAAAAGAAATTTGGAATTTATCTCGATTCCCTTTTTACAATGCACCTGCCCGACAAGTACTTTGAGGGCACCGAGGACATTACCCGCGATGGACTAATAGGTAATTATGTTCACGGCAATGAGCCATCGCATCATGTGGCTTATCTCTATAACTGGACAAATAAACCTTGGAAAACCCAGCAAACCGTTCGAATGATTTGCGAGATGATGTACAAACCCAAACCCGATGGACTTTGCGGTAACGACGATTGTGGTCAAATGAGTGCTTGGTATATATTCAGTTCATTGGGATTTTACCCTGTAGCACCTGCATCGGATTTTTACTCACTGGGTAGCCCTTTGGTAAAATCTGCTGTATTACATTTTGAAAATGGCAAAACATTGAAGATTATCGCCAAAAATCAATCACCCCAGAATGTTTACGTTAAAAAGGTTCTGCTCAATGGTAAACCAATTTTAAGCAATCAACTAAAGCATTCCGATTTAATGGAAGGCGGGGAGTTGGTTTTAGAGATGAGCCCAACACCTAAAAAATAG
- a CDS encoding 5-formyltetrahydrofolate cyclo-ligase — translation MENISDFKNQLRKLIRQRKKLVSTDEAKTKSDIVFAEVETMEEFKAANTVLAFWSLPDEITTHEFVMKWSKTKRMILPVVVGDNLELRLYTGTEKLTQSNSFGIMEPTTGPIVNPSEIEFAIIPGVAFDKKGNRLGRGKGFYDRLMTQLAKVLKIGVGYEFQLVDSVPVAEFDLPVDIVICN, via the coding sequence ATGGAAAATATATCGGATTTTAAGAATCAACTCAGAAAATTAATTCGACAGAGGAAAAAACTGGTCAGTACAGACGAAGCCAAAACTAAGTCCGACATAGTTTTTGCTGAAGTTGAAACCATGGAGGAGTTTAAGGCTGCAAATACCGTTCTTGCTTTTTGGTCGTTGCCCGACGAAATTACAACTCATGAATTTGTAATGAAATGGAGCAAGACAAAAAGAATGATTTTACCTGTTGTTGTGGGTGATAATCTTGAACTAAGACTTTATACTGGAACAGAGAAGTTGACGCAAAGCAACAGTTTTGGAATTATGGAACCAACCACTGGACCAATAGTCAATCCATCGGAGATTGAGTTTGCAATTATTCCAGGAGTTGCTTTCGATAAAAAAGGGAATAGGCTTGGGCGCGGAAAAGGATTTTACGATAGGCTGATGACCCAACTTGCTAAAGTTCTAAAAATAGGTGTTGGCTATGAATTTCAATTGGTAGATTCCGTTCCTGTTGCAGAATTTGATTTGCCTGTTGATATAGTAATATGTAACTAA
- a CDS encoding translation initiation factor produces the protein MTNEQDWKQKLNFAYSTNPDFNPNTENEPQKKLLPNQQNLLVTFERKHRGGKSVTLIKNFMGNSNEMEDLCKKIKTKCGVGGSVKEGEILIQGEIKHKVADLLKEWGYRVKVSG, from the coding sequence ATGACAAACGAGCAGGACTGGAAGCAAAAATTAAATTTTGCTTACTCTACTAATCCAGATTTCAACCCCAACACAGAAAATGAGCCTCAGAAAAAATTGCTTCCTAATCAGCAAAATCTTTTGGTTACATTCGAAAGAAAGCATCGTGGGGGAAAATCGGTCACGTTAATAAAAAATTTCATGGGAAATTCCAATGAAATGGAAGATCTGTGTAAAAAAATCAAAACTAAATGTGGCGTAGGTGGATCAGTAAAAGAGGGAGAAATTCTCATTCAGGGCGAAATAAAACATAAAGTTGCTGATTTATTAAAAGAATGGGGCTATCGAGTTAAAGTTTCGGGTTAA
- a CDS encoding membrane protein, with amino-acid sequence MTTFKKINNITGWIVFAISALVYLLTIEPTASFWDCGEFIATAFKLEVGHPPGAPLFLLIAKFFSLFASNPVHVAMMVNAMSALLSGFTILFLFWTITHLSRKLILKGEENPSMAQLIAIMASGAVGALAYTFSDTFWFSAVEGEVYAMSSFFTAIVVWAILKWEDVADEPHSNRWLIFIAYMMGLSIGVHLLNLLTIPAIAFVYYFKKYKTTRNGILMTFLISSVILVSILYIIIPGLFKVGSLFELMFVNGFGLPYFSGFVFYIVALFGALGFGILYTHKKNHAIFNTVLLGVTVILIGYSSYTMILVRAQVNTPINENNPSQVFSMISYLNREQYGDRPLFYGQYYNAPVTGSKDLTTRIPQNGKYVETWLKTEYDFDDRFKTFFPRMYSPAEDHVEEYKKWGMIEGKPVSVSGRNGENETRYVPTFGENLLYFFRFQIGHMYIRYFMWNFVGRQDDVQSQGGIENGNWISGIKPIDAIFLGNQNSLTDDAKNHPSRNTYYFLPLILGLIGIYYQLIVKRDKRNFFVVFMLFILTGLAIVIYLNQYPLQPRERDYAYAGSFYAFTIWIGLGVLAVYEWFKKIMSETTAAGSAGILCMVVPLILASENWDDHDRSGRYTARDFAYNYLNSCAPNAIIFTNGDNDTFPLWYAQEVEGIRTDVRIVNLSLLGTDWYIDQMKAKCYESAPLPITMNHSQYIQGTRDIVYIYSRINEAVELKNLMNFVASDDINTRLQIPGEAPVDYLPTNKIKITVDKSKALSSGTVKAKDESLIVPTMEWSVKGSYLQKSAMMILEIIANNNWDRPIYFVSPYGDSDVGLVDYLQHDGFAYRLVPIKSHADDFLSVGRIDSDILYDKLMNTFKWGRMNQPDVFIDHNNQRTAMVLRLRNTFNRLAEILIQENKKDSAIKVLDKVCDLMPHEKYPYDFFMIGIAESYYKLNETDKANQIVKKYSSIMLQKMKYITSLGPRFEGYFDYDFRVNIQTLSELSSLAGTYGQTDLKTSIDNGINLFLGKYSSQK; translated from the coding sequence ATGACGACATTCAAGAAGATTAACAACATTACAGGATGGATTGTTTTTGCAATTTCAGCATTGGTCTATCTTTTAACAATTGAGCCCACAGCAAGTTTTTGGGATTGTGGCGAATTTATTGCTACGGCATTTAAGTTAGAGGTGGGACATCCTCCAGGAGCTCCCCTATTCTTGTTGATTGCAAAATTTTTCTCGCTTTTTGCAAGCAATCCTGTACATGTTGCAATGATGGTAAATGCAATGTCTGCCTTGTTAAGCGGGTTTACCATTCTATTTCTGTTTTGGACTATAACACATCTTTCCAGAAAGTTGATTTTAAAAGGCGAAGAAAATCCATCAATGGCTCAGTTGATTGCTATTATGGCGAGCGGAGCAGTTGGTGCTTTAGCCTATACCTTTTCCGACACATTCTGGTTCTCGGCCGTTGAGGGTGAGGTATATGCCATGTCATCGTTTTTTACTGCCATAGTTGTATGGGCAATTCTTAAGTGGGAGGATGTTGCCGATGAGCCCCACTCGAATCGCTGGCTAATATTTATAGCATACATGATGGGACTTTCAATCGGCGTACACTTGCTGAACCTATTAACCATCCCGGCAATTGCGTTTGTTTACTATTTCAAAAAGTACAAGACCACTCGAAATGGAATTCTGATGACTTTTCTGATTTCTTCAGTAATTCTCGTTTCAATTCTCTATATTATAATCCCTGGTCTTTTCAAGGTTGGTTCTCTTTTTGAGTTGATGTTTGTTAACGGTTTTGGTTTACCATATTTTAGTGGTTTTGTGTTTTATATTGTTGCACTTTTTGGTGCTTTGGGGTTTGGAATACTCTACACGCATAAAAAAAATCATGCAATCTTTAATACGGTGCTGCTTGGTGTTACTGTCATCCTTATTGGTTACTCTTCTTACACTATGATTTTAGTAAGGGCACAGGTAAATACTCCAATTAACGAAAATAACCCATCCCAAGTTTTTTCAATGATTAGTTACCTGAACCGTGAGCAGTATGGCGATCGACCTCTCTTTTATGGTCAGTATTATAATGCTCCAGTAACGGGATCAAAAGATTTAACCACTAGAATTCCCCAAAATGGAAAGTATGTAGAAACTTGGCTTAAAACTGAGTATGATTTTGACGATCGGTTTAAAACATTTTTCCCAAGAATGTATAGCCCTGCCGAGGATCATGTTGAGGAGTATAAGAAGTGGGGGATGATTGAGGGTAAGCCAGTAAGCGTAAGTGGTCGTAATGGCGAAAACGAAACCCGTTATGTTCCTACTTTCGGTGAAAATCTTCTTTACTTTTTCCGTTTCCAAATTGGGCACATGTACATCCGATACTTCATGTGGAATTTTGTTGGACGACAAGATGATGTTCAGAGCCAAGGTGGTATAGAAAACGGGAACTGGATTAGTGGCATAAAGCCCATCGATGCAATATTCCTTGGCAATCAGAATAGCCTTACTGATGATGCAAAAAATCATCCATCGCGGAATACATACTATTTCTTGCCATTAATTCTTGGTCTGATAGGAATATACTATCAACTCATTGTTAAGCGCGATAAACGAAACTTTTTCGTTGTTTTCATGCTTTTCATTCTTACCGGATTAGCAATTGTTATATACTTAAATCAGTACCCACTTCAACCTCGCGAACGGGACTATGCGTACGCTGGATCGTTCTATGCATTTACAATTTGGATTGGCTTGGGTGTTTTAGCCGTATACGAATGGTTTAAGAAAATTATGAGTGAAACAACTGCTGCTGGTTCTGCAGGAATCTTGTGCATGGTTGTTCCATTGATTTTGGCTTCAGAGAACTGGGACGATCATGATAGATCAGGTCGGTATACCGCACGCGATTTTGCCTATAATTATTTGAACTCTTGCGCCCCCAATGCAATTATTTTCACCAATGGCGATAACGATACATTCCCTCTTTGGTATGCTCAGGAGGTTGAGGGTATAAGAACTGATGTGCGAATCGTAAACCTAAGTTTGCTCGGAACCGATTGGTATATCGACCAGATGAAGGCTAAATGCTATGAATCTGCTCCGTTACCAATAACGATGAATCACAGTCAATATATACAAGGAACCCGTGATATCGTTTACATCTATAGTAGAATTAACGAGGCTGTTGAGTTAAAGAACTTAATGAATTTTGTTGCCAGTGATGATATCAATACTCGCTTGCAGATTCCCGGTGAAGCACCTGTTGATTACTTGCCAACAAACAAAATAAAGATAACGGTTGATAAGAGTAAAGCACTATCCTCCGGAACCGTTAAGGCAAAAGATGAATCGTTAATTGTACCAACCATGGAGTGGTCGGTTAAGGGCAGTTACTTGCAGAAGAGTGCAATGATGATTCTCGAAATTATTGCCAATAACAACTGGGATCGGCCAATCTATTTTGTTTCACCCTACGGTGATAGTGACGTTGGTTTGGTTGATTACCTACAGCACGATGGTTTTGCTTACCGATTGGTTCCTATAAAATCGCATGCTGACGATTTCCTTTCGGTAGGTAGAATTGATAGCGATATTCTTTACGATAAGTTAATGAATACGTTTAAGTGGGGCCGAATGAATCAACCTGATGTGTTTATTGATCATAATAATCAGCGAACCGCAATGGTTTTGAGACTTCGTAACACATTTAACAGGCTTGCCGAAATCTTAATTCAGGAAAACAAGAAAGATTCTGCAATAAAAGTACTCGACAAAGTCTGCGATTTAATGCCCCATGAGAAATATCCTTACGATTTCTTTATGATTGGTATTGCGGAAAGCTACTACAAGTTAAATGAAACCGACAAAGCCAATCAAATTGTGAAAAAGTACAGTTCAATTATGCTTCAAAAGATGAAGTATATAACCAGCCTAGGGCCTCGTTTCGAGGGTTACTTCGATTACGACTTTAGGGTTAATATTCAAACATTAAGCGAGTTGAGTAGTTTGGCTGGAACTTACGGTCAAACAGACCTGAAGACTAGTATCGATAATGGAATTAACTTATTCCTAGGAAAATACTCATCGCAAAAATAA
- the atpD gene encoding ATP synthase subunit beta → MPEIYGEVVQIIGPVVDVAFKEANVKLPAIYDALELTREDGSKLILECQQHIGESTVRAIAMDSTDGLCRGMKVHATGKSITMPVGDQIKGRLLNVIGEPIDGLSSLNRQSNYQIHNKPPKFDQLSTEKEVLFTGIKVIDLLEPYSKGGKIGLFGGAGVGKTVIIMELINNIAKGYSGMSVFAGVGERTREGNDLLREMIESDVIRYGEEFKQSMLKGSWDLDKVDNNEMGNSQATLIFGQMNEPPGARASVALSGLTVAESFRDGGEDGQGRDILFFIDNIFRFTQAGSEVSALLGRMPSAVGYQPTLATEMGLMQERITSTKKGSITSVQAIYVPADDLTDPAPATTFAHLDATTVLDRKISELGIYPAVSPLDSTSRILTPDVVGEEHYNTAQRVKNLLQRYKELQDIIAILGMDELSEDDKLVVHRARRVQRFLSQPFHVAEAFTGIKGVMVNIKDTIKGFNMIMDGEVDKYPEAAFNLVGTIEDAIEKGERLLAEAKK, encoded by the coding sequence ATGCCTGAGATATACGGAGAAGTAGTTCAGATTATTGGCCCGGTTGTTGACGTTGCTTTTAAAGAGGCTAATGTTAAACTTCCTGCCATTTATGATGCTCTAGAATTAACCCGCGAAGACGGTTCTAAGTTAATTCTCGAGTGTCAACAACATATTGGAGAGAGTACTGTTCGTGCAATTGCAATGGATTCAACCGATGGATTGTGCCGAGGAATGAAAGTTCATGCTACAGGAAAATCCATCACAATGCCTGTTGGCGATCAGATTAAAGGTCGCCTACTTAACGTAATTGGAGAACCTATCGATGGCCTTTCGTCATTGAATAGGCAGAGTAATTACCAAATCCACAATAAACCGCCGAAGTTTGATCAACTTAGTACTGAGAAAGAAGTTCTTTTTACTGGTATTAAGGTGATTGACCTGTTGGAACCCTACTCAAAGGGAGGAAAGATTGGTTTATTTGGTGGTGCTGGTGTTGGAAAAACGGTTATCATCATGGAACTTATCAATAACATAGCAAAGGGTTATAGCGGTATGTCTGTGTTTGCTGGTGTTGGTGAGCGTACCCGCGAGGGAAACGATTTGCTTCGCGAGATGATTGAGTCGGATGTAATACGTTATGGCGAAGAGTTTAAGCAGAGCATGCTAAAAGGAAGTTGGGATCTCGATAAAGTTGATAACAATGAAATGGGGAACTCTCAGGCCACATTGATTTTCGGTCAGATGAATGAACCACCCGGAGCACGTGCTTCAGTTGCATTATCAGGACTTACAGTCGCTGAGTCATTCCGCGATGGAGGAGAGGATGGACAGGGTCGTGATATTCTATTCTTTATTGATAATATTTTCCGTTTTACTCAGGCAGGATCTGAAGTTTCGGCATTGTTGGGTCGTATGCCTTCGGCTGTGGGTTATCAGCCAACACTGGCAACCGAAATGGGCTTGATGCAGGAACGTATTACATCAACAAAGAAGGGATCTATCACTTCGGTACAGGCAATCTATGTACCTGCCGATGACCTAACAGACCCGGCTCCAGCAACAACCTTTGCTCACTTGGATGCCACAACCGTTTTGGATAGAAAGATTTCAGAGTTAGGGATTTACCCTGCGGTTAGCCCTCTTGATTCAACATCACGTATTCTTACCCCTGATGTTGTTGGCGAGGAGCATTACAATACGGCGCAACGGGTTAAGAACTTGCTTCAACGCTATAAGGAGTTGCAGGACATTATTGCAATTCTTGGTATGGATGAACTTTCGGAGGACGACAAGTTGGTGGTTCATAGAGCAAGGCGCGTTCAGCGATTCCTATCTCAGCCATTCCACGTTGCCGAGGCCTTTACAGGTATCAAAGGTGTAATGGTAAACATCAAGGATACAATTAAGGGTTTCAACATGATTATGGATGGCGAGGTTGACAAATATCCCGAAGCCGCATTCAACCTTGTTGGAACTATTGAGGATGCCATTGAAAAAGGCGAACGTTTACTTGCCGAAGCAAAAAAATAG
- a CDS encoding transcription antitermination protein NusG yields MTFCKEECNNLSKFAVIQKCKIVVSREGNYTWYAAYTKPRNEKKVYVRLLEKGIETFLPLQKKLKQWSDRKKIVEEPLFRSYIFVRIEVKDYYNVLNTPGVVRYVTFGGKAAPIPERQIDQVKQLLVQDVEIELLDEAIEPGTSVEIKFGSLKGIIGELVEHLGKKKVVVKIDHVSHSLLVTLPKEYVVQKID; encoded by the coding sequence ATGACCTTTTGCAAAGAAGAGTGCAATAATTTGAGTAAATTTGCAGTGATACAAAAATGTAAAATTGTGGTCAGTAGAGAAGGGAACTATACTTGGTATGCGGCATATACAAAACCTCGCAACGAGAAGAAGGTATATGTGCGTTTGTTGGAGAAGGGTATAGAAACATTTCTGCCACTTCAGAAAAAGTTGAAGCAGTGGAGCGATAGGAAAAAGATAGTGGAAGAGCCCTTATTCCGTTCCTATATTTTTGTTCGTATCGAGGTTAAAGATTATTACAATGTTCTTAACACCCCGGGAGTAGTACGATATGTTACATTTGGAGGGAAAGCGGCGCCAATTCCCGAACGCCAGATTGATCAGGTTAAGCAGTTACTGGTTCAAGACGTTGAGATAGAATTACTGGATGAGGCCATTGAACCAGGAACAAGTGTTGAGATAAAGTTCGGGAGTTTAAAGGGAATTATTGGAGAACTTGTTGAACATTTAGGAAAGAAAAAAGTAGTTGTAAAGATTGACCATGTAAGCCATTCCTTGTTGGTCACATTACCTAAAGAGTATGTAGTTCAAAAAATTGATTAG